One Oryza brachyantha chromosome 3, ObraRS2, whole genome shotgun sequence DNA segment encodes these proteins:
- the LOC102718436 gene encoding death domain-associated protein 6-like isoform X1 produces MGCFLGCFGGAKERRRRRKRSPAQSPSGRARATPRLSPKKATAALDGDVVSAAAPLLATLLELRDSTDDLCLTVVKKKVTFDPNVTTYEAAAIPEEEEEEEEAEPAAGDDKDEARWMLGPDCAKSEAFPRNHRYSNYADSDNESEYDEDEEEEEEEEEEDEDGLDECAIDDEEEDGLLGIGRGEDEACESLFLLPMSKTKDSNGQEAAAGVTSPEPPPARQQTRDSNPVLGSVENLTQWKDAKTRAATAAPRAASDKENRMAADLLSEPAIPAKKKDWQVSSDYSPSTPSKQEISVDASLSTWLGSSGTPESNSVRSFSPMSREDRPILGALTVEDIKISSANSSPRRSRSPSPSPDDMPILGTVGAYWNCSSKAGDPVTRGGFMRTRTRFGQGEMVNCY; encoded by the exons ATGGGCTGCTTCCTTGGCTGCTTCGGGGGGGCCAAggagcgccgacgccgccggaaACGCTCCCCCGCGCAGTCCCCCTCCGGCCGCGCCCGG GCCACGCCGCGGCTTTCCCCGAAGAAGGCTACCGCCGCGTTGGATGGGGACGTTgtttccgccgccgcgccgctgctggCGACGCTCCTGGAGTTGAG gGATTCCACTGACGACTTGTGCTTGACCGTCGTCAAGAAGAAGGTGACGTTTGATCCCAACGTCACCACctacgaggcggcggcgatcccggaggaggaggaggaggaggaggaggccgagccGGCTGCGGGTGACGACAAGGATGAGGCGAGGTGGATGCTGGGGCCGGATTGCGCGAAATCCGAAGCTTTCCCGCGGAACCACAGGTACAGCAACTACGCTGACAGCGACAATGAAAGCGAGTACGacgaggatgaggaggaggaggaggaggaggaggaggaagatgaggaTGGGCTCGACGAGTGCGCGATCGACGACGAAGAGGAAGACGGCCTTCTTGGCAttgggcgcggcgaggacgaggcatGCGAGTCACTCTTCCTGCTTCCAATGAGCAAGACCAAGGACAGCAACGGCCAGGAAGCGGCTGCCGGCGTCACCTCGCCGGAGCCACCGCCCGCGCGTCAACAGACGCGCGACTCGAACCCGGTGCTCGGCTCAGTGGAGAATCTCACCCAGTGGAAGGACGCCAAGACCCGCGCCGCCACTGCTGCACCAAGGGCTGCTTCGGACAAGGAGAACAGAATGGCAGCGGACTTGCTCTCCGAGCCGGCGATCCCAGCCAAGAAGAAAGACTGGCAGGTCTCCTCCGACTACAGCCCCAGCACGCCAAGCAAGCAAGAAATCTCGGTGGACGCGAGCCTCTCGACATGGCTGGGCTCTTCGGGGACACCGGAGAGCAACTCCGTCCGGTCCTTCTCGCCGATGAGCCGAGAAGACCGGCCGATCCTTGGGGCCCTGACCGTGGAGGACATCAAGATATCCTCTGCCAATTCGTCTCCGAGGAGGTCGAGGTCTCCGAGCCCGAGCCCTGACGACATGCCCATCCTGGGCACCGTAGGGGCTTACTGGAACTGCAGCTCCAAGGCTGGTGATCCGGTGACAAGAGGAGGCTTTATGAGGACTAGGACAAGGTTTGGGCAG GGTGAAATGGTGAATTGCTACTGA
- the LOC102716940 gene encoding protein NPGR2, with amino-acid sequence MNRTEKGVKSSEISRYSSSNGEIKQQINNVDTEEADFPLQQGGSLNSKEARALLGKVEYQYGNAEEALRVFSGINIHALIPKVKTSIIRKVDLQMAHLHSSSPSLPFHAAILLLEIIYFKATSLRDLGKIEEAAKECSTILDVVESALPEGLPDIVGDYCNLKATLCRAVELLPELYKLVGSHFEAVSSYRRALWSNWNLDEKAIGRIQKEFAVLLLYSGSEFCSPNLRCQLDGSFVPRNNLEEAILLLMLLLRKFNLKRLERDPTVMHHLTFALSMSAQLKPLAVQFEELLPGELHNREWLYNVALCYLAEEDDLIALNLLKRILMSGEDSNSLKELLLASKICCENSVHVEEGVSYARRALANLHGGCDQIEISANLLLGISLSNQARFATTNTRRASQQREALEVLGIAQKKMHGIDFRVLYNLSLENAKQRKLDTAVLYAKKLLKLEGGSELRTWLLTARIMSAQRRFEDAESIVNAALDQTGKWYQGDLLQIKAKMQAAQGKFKKAVEIYTRLLAVIQLRTKSFDAGISVLKGSSDDRSLEIETWYDLVLLYISMSRWRDAELCISKIKAISPYSALACHATGKLHEAKGFLKEAFRAYSTALDLEPRHVPSLISTAIVLRRLGERPLAAVRCFLTDALQLDRTNHVAWFNLGLLYEDEGGSSALEAAECFQTAALLEETNPVEPFR; translated from the exons ATGAACAGAACTGAAAAAGGGGTAAAGTCATCAGAGATAAGCAGGTACTCGTCTTCGAATGGCGAGATCAAGCAGCAGATCAACAATGTCGATACTGAAGAAGCTGACTTCCCTCTCCAGCAGGGAGGTTCCCTTAACAGTAAG GAGGCAAGAGCATTGCTAGGAAAGGTAGAGTACCAATATGGGAATGCTGAAGAAGCACTACGAGTGTTCAGTGGAATAAATATACATGCTTTAATACCTAAGGTGAAAACGTCTATCATTAGAAAAGTGGACCTGCAAATGGCCCATTTACATTCCAGCTCTCCCTCCTTGCCTTTTCATGCTGCTATTCTACTACTGGAGATTATATATTTCAAAGCCACATCACTTCGTGATCTTGGAAAAATTGAAG AAGCTGCAAAGGAGTGTAGCACCATACTGGATGTCGTGGAATCTGCACTACCTGAGGGTTTGCCAGATATCGTTGGTGATTACTGCAACCTGAAAGCAACATTATGCAGAGCTGTTGAATTGCTTCCAGAGCTATATAAATTAGTGGGTTCTCATTTTGAAGCTGTCTCTTCATACAGGAGGGCTCTTTGGAGTAACTGGAACCTTGATGAAAAAGCAATAGGTAGAATACAGAAGGAATTTGCTGTTCTCCTCCTATACAGTGGCTCTGAATTTTGCTCTCCAAATCTTCGATGTCAGTTGGATGGCTCATTTGTACCTCGGAACAATTTGGAAGAAGCTATTCTTCTTTTAATGCTTCTATTGAGGAAGTTCAATCTTAAGAGGCTCGAGAGGGACCCAACCGTGATGCATCATCTGACATTTGCACTCTCCATGTCTGCGCAGTTAAAACCACTAGCTGTTCAGTTTGAAGAATTATTACCTGGAGAGTTACACAACAGAGAGTGGCTGTACAATGTTGCTTTGTGCTACCTAGCAGAAGAGGATGATCTAATCGCCCTGAATCTGCTCAAAAGGATATTGATGTCTGGAGAAGATTCCAATAGCCTCAAAGAACTTCTCCTAGCTTCCAAAATTTGTTGCGAGAACAGTGTACATGTTGAAGAAGGTGTTTCGTATGCACGCAGAGCCCTTGCGAATCTACATGGAGGTTGTGATCAAATCGAGATTTCTGCAAACCTCTTACTTGGGATATCACTTTCTAATCAAGCTAGATTTGCTACAACCAACACAAGGAGAGCTTCTCAGCAGCGTGAAGCATTGGAAGTGCTTGGTATTGCTCAAAAAAAGATGCATGGTATAGATTTCAGGGTATTGTACAATCTCAGCCTTGAAAATGCCAAGCAAAGGAAATTAGATACAGCAGTCCTTTATGCAAAGAAACTGCTGAAATTAGAGGGTGGATCAGAACTCAGGACTTGGCTCCTAACTGCTCGAATAATGAGTGCTCAAAGACGGTTTGAAGATGCTGAATCCATTGTAAATGCTGCACTAGATCAGACTGGGAAGTGGTATCAAGGAGATCTATTGCAAATTAAAGCCAAAATGCAGGCTGCACAGGGGAAATTTAAGAAAGCAGTTGAAATATATACCCGGCTTCTTGCTGTCATCCAGCTAAGGACAAAAAGTTTTGATGCTGGCATTTCTGTGTTAAAG GGCTCTTCGGATGATAGAAGTCTGGAGATAGAGACATGGTATGATCTGGTACTTTTGTATATAAGCATGTCACGGTGGAGGGATGCAGAACTTTgcatatcaaaaataaaagctaTCAGTCCATATTCTGCTTTGGCTTGTCATGCTACAG GAAAGCTACATGAAGCAAAAGGTTTTCTAAAGGAAGCTTTTCGAGCATACTCAACAGCATTGGACCTTGAACCTAGACATGTACCAAGTTTGATATCGACAGCTATTGTGCTTCGACGGCTTGGCGAGAGACCCTTGGCTGCTGTAAGGTGTTTCCTAACTGATGCATTGCAATTAGACAGAACAAATCATGTTGCATGGTTCAACCTTGGCTTACTCTACGAAGATGAAGGCGGCAGCTCAGCACTTGAAGCTGCTGAGTGTTTTCAGACTGCTGCTCTTCTTGAAGAAACTAACCCAGTAGAACCTTTTAGATGA
- the LOC102718436 gene encoding death domain-associated protein 6-like isoform X2 — protein sequence MGCFLGCFGGAKERRRRRKRSPAQSPSGRARATPRLSPKKATAALDGDVVSAAAPLLATLLELRDSTDDLCLTVVKKKVTFDPNVTTYEAAAIPEEEEEEEEAEPAAGDDKDEARWMLGPDCAKSEAFPRNHRYSNYADSDNESEYDEDEEEEEEEEEEDEDGLDECAIDDEEEDGLLGIGRGEDEACESLFLLPMSKTKDSNGQEAAAGVTSPEPPPARQQTRDSNPVLGSVENLTQWKDAKTRAATAAPRAASDKENRMAADLLSEPAIPAKKKDWQVSSDYSPSTPSKQEISVDASLSTWLGSSGTPESNSVRSFSPMSREDRPILGALTVEDIKISSANSSPRRSRSPSPSPDDMPILGTVGAYWNCSSKAGDPVTRGGFMRTRTRFGQNFAG from the exons ATGGGCTGCTTCCTTGGCTGCTTCGGGGGGGCCAAggagcgccgacgccgccggaaACGCTCCCCCGCGCAGTCCCCCTCCGGCCGCGCCCGG GCCACGCCGCGGCTTTCCCCGAAGAAGGCTACCGCCGCGTTGGATGGGGACGTTgtttccgccgccgcgccgctgctggCGACGCTCCTGGAGTTGAG gGATTCCACTGACGACTTGTGCTTGACCGTCGTCAAGAAGAAGGTGACGTTTGATCCCAACGTCACCACctacgaggcggcggcgatcccggaggaggaggaggaggaggaggaggccgagccGGCTGCGGGTGACGACAAGGATGAGGCGAGGTGGATGCTGGGGCCGGATTGCGCGAAATCCGAAGCTTTCCCGCGGAACCACAGGTACAGCAACTACGCTGACAGCGACAATGAAAGCGAGTACGacgaggatgaggaggaggaggaggaggaggaggaggaagatgaggaTGGGCTCGACGAGTGCGCGATCGACGACGAAGAGGAAGACGGCCTTCTTGGCAttgggcgcggcgaggacgaggcatGCGAGTCACTCTTCCTGCTTCCAATGAGCAAGACCAAGGACAGCAACGGCCAGGAAGCGGCTGCCGGCGTCACCTCGCCGGAGCCACCGCCCGCGCGTCAACAGACGCGCGACTCGAACCCGGTGCTCGGCTCAGTGGAGAATCTCACCCAGTGGAAGGACGCCAAGACCCGCGCCGCCACTGCTGCACCAAGGGCTGCTTCGGACAAGGAGAACAGAATGGCAGCGGACTTGCTCTCCGAGCCGGCGATCCCAGCCAAGAAGAAAGACTGGCAGGTCTCCTCCGACTACAGCCCCAGCACGCCAAGCAAGCAAGAAATCTCGGTGGACGCGAGCCTCTCGACATGGCTGGGCTCTTCGGGGACACCGGAGAGCAACTCCGTCCGGTCCTTCTCGCCGATGAGCCGAGAAGACCGGCCGATCCTTGGGGCCCTGACCGTGGAGGACATCAAGATATCCTCTGCCAATTCGTCTCCGAGGAGGTCGAGGTCTCCGAGCCCGAGCCCTGACGACATGCCCATCCTGGGCACCGTAGGGGCTTACTGGAACTGCAGCTCCAAGGCTGGTGATCCGGTGACAAGAGGAGGCTTTATGAGGACTAGGACAAGGTTTGGGCAG AACTTTGCAGGGTGA
- the LOC102717877 gene encoding alkane hydroxylase MAH1-like, translating to MGNTMALYPPGDLVVLLPFFMLLLLVYVYLRRSMSAKARNTLLPTEWPVVGMLPSLVVNLHRLFDYTTDLLAASGNSFEARGPPMSGLRFFVTRDPDNVRHIFISNFANYPKGEEFASVFDVMGDSFFNADGESWRRQRARVQHIMSNPRLLAFMAACCRGKVEKGLLPILEHMARAGAPFDLQCLITRFAFDMTAMPVFGADTCRLSIDMPPLDVANAMDTVMQVGFFRHTVPVSCWKLMRSLGIGPERRLAAAQRLLRRFVAEMIEKRRAGAADTATDGEKEGAPPPVDIVSSYIGDPDYVDEDGNPREFMYATFINYMVAGRDTVGTALSWFFSNLIKHPRVAARIREELAPIASRKAGAKSGGGGGMVVFEPEETKPLVYLQAALFESMRLYPPGPIERKMALADDVLPSGHTVRAGDNILIPLYSMGRDAGVWGEDCAEYRPERWVTEDGKLRHVPAHRFMPFNAGPRSCLGKDISVVQMKSVIAAVAWNFDLEMARGHVVEPKVSVVMQIKNGLMVKAKKR from the coding sequence ATGGGCAACACAATGGCGTTGTACCCGCCGGGAgacctcgtcgtcctcctcccctttttcatgcttcttcttctcgtgTACGTCTACCTCAGGCGCTCGATGAGTGCAAAGGCCAGAAACACATTGCTTCCGACGGAATGGCCGGTAGTCGGCATGCTCCCTTCGCTCGTCGTCAACCTCCACCGACTGTTCGACTACACCAccgacctcctcgccgcctccggcaaCAGCTTCGAGGCGCGCGGCCCGCCGATGTCTGGCCTGCGGTTCTTCGTGACCCGTGACCCGGACAACGTGCGCCACATCTTCATCTCCAACTTCGCCAACTACCCCAAGGGCGAGGAGTTCGCCTCCGTCTTCGACGTCATGGGCGACAGCTTCTTCAACGCGGACGGCGAGTCGTGGCGCCGCCAGCGCGCGAGGGTGCAGCACATCATGAGCAACCCGCGGCTGCTCGCGTTCATGGCCGCCTGCTGCCGTGGCAAGGTGGAGAAGGGCCTCCTCCCCATACTGGAACACATGGCGCGCGCCGGTGCTCCGTTCGACCTGCAGTGCCTGATCACCAGGTTCGCGTTCGACATGACGGCCATGCCGGTCTTCGGTGCGGACACGTGCCGCCTGTCCATCGACATGCCACCCCTCGACGTCGCGAACGCCATGGACACCGTCATGCAGGTCGGCTTCTTCCGCCACACCGTGCCGGTGTCTTGCTGGAAGCTGATGAGGAGTCTAGGAATCGGCCCGGAGAGGAGGCTCGCCGCGGCACAGCGCTTGCTACGCCGGTTCGTCGCGGAGATGATCGAGAAAAGgcgagccggcgccgccgacacGGCGACCGACGGCGAGAAAGAGGGAGCTCCTCCGCCTGTGGACATCGTGTCCTCCTACATCGGCGACCCGGACTACGTCGACGAGGACGGGAACCCCAGGGAGTTCATGTACGCGACCTTCATCAACTACATGGTCGCCGGGCGCGACACGGTCGGCACGGCGCTGTCGTGGTTCTTCTCCAACCTCATCAAGCACCCGCGCGTCGCGGCAAGAATCAGGGAAGAGCTGGCGCCGATCGCGTCGCGCAAGGCCGGCGccaagagcggcggcggcggcggcatggtgGTGTTCGAGCCCGAGGAGACGAAGCCCCTCGTGTACCTCCAGGCGGCGCTGTTCGAGTCCATGCGGCTGTACCCGCCGGGGCCGATCGAGCGGAAGATGGCGCTCGCCGACGACGTGCTCCCGAGCGGGCACACGGTGCGCGCCGGCGACAACATCCTGATACCACTCTACTCCATGGGCCGGGACGCGGGCGTGTGGGGCGAGGACTGCGCGGAGTACAGGCCGGAGCGGTGGGTGACGGAGGACGGCAAGCTGCGGCACGTGCCGGCGCACAGGTTCATGCCGTTCAACGCCGGGCCGCGGTCGTGCCTCGGGAAGGACATCTCGGTGGTGCAGATGAAGAgcgtcatcgccgccgtggcgtGGAACTTCGACCTCGAGATGGCGCGGGGCCACGTCGTGGAGCCCAAGGTGTCCGTCGTGATGCAGATCAAGAACGGGCTCATGGTGAAGGCGAAGAAGCGGTAG
- the LOC102717222 gene encoding splicing factor U2af large subunit B has translation MSRRVQNEKDSGRIKSDGTAARTRPLSIQDIMSRREKKTASEAKKTKEGLEENSNGKSSHLESGRGSKSRKDLRDVPMDSSKKDNRDRPGEGSKEEDMRHMLREEHKKDNMRGKPREVSKKDNPKDRPKDSSKIDSLKAKVKVPSKDDQRDAPNKGAEKEQSSIRDNNHLVDKDKGNHNSHKLSSYTSGRVGKNKGGNHGDITARDGDATIQESQKGPGKRWIDEPVGNDRIKERSERRADGKRKSRGFDDEKSSQVDRSTLKKQDAVRLKDPKHFDRADGRKEYAKLHHEVPRSKRRRSTSRDYERERYDRSVSPSTREQRHSYRGHGHDYYAPYYSMDKSRRNHAETDRHRTSWNAGYSGGSYRRYESRLGGYSPRKRKTAPKDEQTTIKTASPIIRSPEKKSATWDQLPVAEDQSNLVTTLQSTVGQKDSSVPVNFSTSKQDLNTTIGTILTGSSLAVDSVQLTQATRPLRRLHIENLPSSATEDMLIGCLNEFLLSSSVSHIQRSKQPCFSCVINKDKRQAFVEFLTPEDATAALSFDGRSFNGSSLKIRRPKEYVELTHIAPKKPSTEIKLISNVVADSPHKIFISGISRVISSEMLMEIASSFGPLAAYRFLFNEDLGGACAFLEYIDHSITSKACAGLNGMKLGGCILTAVHVVPDPPTQVDNEASPFYGIPDSAKSLLEEPTKILQLKNVFDQEEYFLLSKSELEEILEDVRVECARFGAVKSINVVEYPGSSDSTTGDIITVSEDGSAKNEPEEYGGNVNHTDTGAECSVLNQSTCEVQDPVKLDIDSIPKGADHNELDRLRKCDAPTAGDENTDQSAEADQTDTIDADVRAVDDGTLEKGHADPLIPEICCSSPPGDGADKPGRENEQQCGTGVSESNTEKAPAVDARDSASASSTSALEAGCILVEFLRKEAACTAAHSLHGRRFGSRIVSAGYAPHDLYLQKYPR, from the exons ATGAGTAGAAGAGTACAGAATGAAAAGGATTCTGGGAGAATCAAAAGCGATGGGACAGCTGCTCGCACAAGGCCTTTGAGCATTCAGGATATCATGTCCCGTCGTGAAAAGAAAACTGCTTCAGAAGCTAAGAAAACCAAGGAAGGCCTCGAAGAGAACAGTAATGGTAAATCCAGTCATTTGGAATCAGGAAGAGGATCCAAAAGCAGAAAGGATCTCAGAGATGTGCCTATGGATAGTTCCAAAAAGGATAATAGAGATAGACCAGGGGAGGGTTCCAAGGAGGAGGATATGAGACATATGTTAAGGGAAGAGCATAAAAAGGACAACATGAGAGGTAAGCCAAGAGAGGTCTCCAAGAAAGACAACCCGAAAGATAGGCCAAAAGACAGCTCCAAGATAGATAGCTTGAAAGCTAAAGTGAAGGTTCCATCGAAAGATGACCAAAGAGATGCACCAAACAAGGGTGCCGAGAAAGAGCAGTCCTCCATAAGAGACAACAACCATTTGGTTGACAAAGATAAAGGCAATCATAATTCTCATAAACTTAGCTCATACACCAGTGGTCGTGTTGGCAAAAACAAAGGAGGGAACCATGGTGACATTACAGCAAGAGACGGTGATGCAACAATACAGGAATCACAAAAAGGACCTGGGAAAAGATGGATTGATGAACCAGTTGGTAATGATAGAATCAAAGAGAGGAGTGAGAGGCGAGCTGATGGAAAGAGAAAAAGCCGTGGCTTTGACGATGAGAAGAGTTCTCAGGTTGATCGATCCACACTGAAGAAACAGGATGCTGTGCGGCTGAAAGATCCCAAACATTTTGATAGAGCAGACGGGAGGAAAGAGTATGCAAAACTGCACCATGAAGTGCCCAGGTCAAAAAGGAGAAGGTCTACAAGCAGGGATTATGAGCGAGAAAGATATGACAGGTCTGTCTCACCATCCACAAGGGAACAAAGACATAGCTATCGTGGACATGGTCATGATTATTATGCTCCATATTACTCCATGGACAAATCAAGAAGGAATCATGCTGAAACTGACCGGCATAGAACATCTTGGAATGCTGGATACAGTGGCGGGTCTTATCGGAGATATGAAAGTCGGCTTGGTGGATATTCaccaaggaaaagaaaaacagcacCAAAAGATGAACAGACAACTATCAAGACCGCTTCTCCAATTATTCGATCTCCAGAAAAGAAATCAGCCACATGGGATCAGCTTCCTGTGGCAGAAGATCAATCTAATTTAGTTACCACTTTGCAGTCAACTGTTGGTCAAAAGGATTCCTCTGTTCCAGTCAATTTTTCCACATCAAAGCAGGATCTGAATACTACCATTGGAACTATATTGACAGGGAGTAGTTTGGCTGTTGATTCTGTTCAGCTGACACAAGCAACCCGACCACTTAGGAGATTGCACATTGAAAATCTACCAAGTTCGGCTACAGAAGACATGCTAATTGGCTGCTTGAATGAGTTTTTGCTGTCATCTAGTGTGAGCCATATCCAGAGGTCCAAACAACCATGCTTCAGTTGTGTG ATAAACAAGGATAAACGCCAGGCTTTTGTTGAATTTCTTACACCGGAGGACGCTACAGCAGCTCTTTCTTTTGACGGACGATCTTTCAATGGTTCTTCTTTGAAAATTAGACGCCCTAAAGAATATGTCGAATTGACA CATATTGCTCCTAAGAAGCCTTCCACAGAGATTAAATTAATATCCAATGTCGTTGCAGATTCACCACATAAG ATTTTTATCTCTGGGATTTCTAGAGTGATTTCATCTGAGATG CTCATGGAAATTGCTAGTTCATTTGGTCCATTGGCTGCTTACCGTTTTCTTTTCAATGAAGACCTTGGTGGGGCATGCGCATTTCTTGAG TACATTGATCACTCCATTACATCGAAGGCATGTGCTGGCCTCAACGGAATGAAGCTTGGTGGATGCATCCTAACTGCTGTTCACGTGGTCCCTGATCCTCCCACGCAG GTTGATAACGAAGCTTCTCCATTTTATGGAATTCCGGACAGTGCCAAATCACTTCTTGAAGAACCAACAAAGATCCTGCAGCTAAAAAATGTG TTTGACCAAGAAGAGTACTTTCTACTTTCAAAATCTGAGCTGGAGGAAATATTGGAAGATGTACGTGTGGAGTGTGCAAG GTTTGGAGCTGTGAAATCCATAAATGTTGTAGAGTATCCTGGTAGCAGTGACAGCACTACAGGGGATATCATAACTGTGTCTGAAGATGGATCTGCGAAGAATGAACCCGAAGAATATGGTGGCAATGTCAACCACACTGATACTGGAGCAGAATGTTCTGTATTGAATCAGAGTACATGTGAGGTCCAGGATCCTGTAAAGCTTGACATAGATTCTATTCCCAAGGGTGCGGACCACAATGAGCTTGACAGACTTCGCAAATGTGATGCACCTACAGCAGGAGATGAGAATACTGATCAAAGCGCGGAAGCTGATCAGACCGATACTATAGATGCTGATGTTCGTGCGGTGGATGATGGCACTCTTGAGAAAGGACATGCAGACCCGCTGATCCCGGAAATCTGCTGTTCCAGTCCACCAGGAGATGGAGCGGACAAACCTGGTAGGGAGAACGAGCAACAATGTGGTACTGGCGTGAGTGAAAGCAACACGGAGAAGGCACCTGCAGTTGATGCTAGAGACAGTGCTTCGGCTTCAAGCACCAGTGCGCTCGAAGCTGGCTGTATACTTGTAGAGTTCTTGCGCAAGGAGGCTGCATGCACGGCTGCTCATTCACTACATGGGCGGCGTTTTGGCAGCAGGATTGTCTCTGCAGGATATGCTCCACATGATCTCTACTTGCAGAAGTACCCGAGGTGA